One window from the genome of Echinicola vietnamensis DSM 17526 encodes:
- a CDS encoding TolC family protein gives MNKHITFFVFIFCLMFSVPCHVNGQERIKYTLQDIIARAKSVSPAALRAETQRQNSYWQYRFYKSNYNPQLRLNGELPSYTQEVKAVEQNDGSYLNVPLKQSLVDVGLGLQQEIALTGGSISVNTSASRFDNYLTDSPEGQTQWRGVPVNIQLYQPIFAFNQLKWDKKIEPLRYEESKKSYVEEMEQISQRATQLFFNYLVAQVGYDIAMQNKTNTEAIYKIEKGRYNIGTTTEDQLLQVELQVLQADQDLTSAQLSLESSALALRSYIGLNENTQFDLVLPDEIPDFVVDVDKAISLAFENSSDAVNFKIQRLEADAEVARAKGQRFNLDLNARYGYNNAAMSWGGIYENPDQQAVVSLGVSVPVLDWGRNKARMGRAKANKELVNYTIDQEVINFEQEVFTRVKNFQQLRSRIMISEKADEVAAKRYEISRQRYLSGKVDITNLNIAQQEKDSNRRSYIQSLQEYWQAYYELRQLTLYDFQNEKLLYNQEIELKAD, from the coding sequence ATGAATAAGCACATTACATTCTTCGTTTTTATTTTCTGTTTGATGTTTAGCGTTCCGTGCCACGTGAATGGGCAGGAAAGGATCAAATATACCTTGCAGGATATTATCGCCAGGGCTAAATCCGTATCCCCGGCGGCCTTAAGGGCCGAAACCCAACGGCAGAATAGTTACTGGCAATACCGGTTTTACAAGTCCAATTATAATCCGCAGTTGCGGTTAAATGGTGAATTGCCGAGTTATACCCAGGAAGTAAAGGCTGTAGAACAAAATGATGGATCATACTTAAATGTTCCTCTAAAACAGAGTCTTGTGGACGTTGGGTTAGGGTTGCAGCAGGAAATTGCTTTAACTGGTGGTAGTATTTCAGTCAATACTTCTGCGAGTAGATTTGATAATTATCTCACTGATTCCCCCGAAGGTCAGACTCAATGGCGAGGTGTTCCTGTCAATATCCAACTCTACCAGCCAATTTTTGCGTTTAACCAATTGAAATGGGACAAGAAAATTGAGCCGTTGCGATACGAAGAAAGCAAGAAGAGCTATGTAGAGGAAATGGAGCAGATCAGTCAAAGGGCCACACAGCTGTTCTTTAATTATTTGGTCGCCCAAGTAGGGTACGATATTGCGATGCAAAACAAGACCAATACCGAAGCGATCTATAAAATTGAGAAAGGCCGGTACAATATCGGTACCACCACAGAGGACCAATTGCTCCAAGTGGAACTACAGGTGCTCCAAGCGGATCAGGATTTAACTTCTGCACAGTTGTCCCTAGAGTCTTCTGCGCTTGCCTTGAGGTCTTATATTGGCTTGAATGAAAACACCCAGTTTGATCTGGTCCTGCCGGATGAAATCCCTGATTTTGTCGTGGATGTGGACAAGGCCATTAGTTTGGCTTTTGAAAACAGCTCGGATGCAGTAAACTTCAAGATCCAACGACTGGAAGCCGATGCGGAAGTGGCCAGAGCAAAAGGACAGCGGTTTAATTTGGATCTAAACGCACGATATGGTTACAATAACGCAGCCATGAGCTGGGGAGGGATTTATGAAAACCCGGACCAGCAGGCGGTCGTAAGTTTAGGCGTAAGTGTGCCAGTACTGGACTGGGGTAGAAATAAGGCTCGAATGGGACGTGCTAAGGCCAATAAGGAATTGGTAAATTATACGATCGATCAGGAAGTGATCAACTTTGAGCAGGAGGTTTTTACCCGGGTCAAGAACTTTCAACAATTGAGGAGCAGGATAATGATCAGTGAAAAGGCTGATGAGGTGGCCGCCAAGCGGTATGAAATCTCAAGGCAGCGTTACCTGAGTGGAAAGGTGGATATCACGAACCTAAATATTGCCCAGCAGGAGAAGGACTCGAACAGGAGAAGTTATATCCAATCCCTGCAGGAATACTGGCAGGCGTATTATGAGTTGCGGCAGCTGACCTTGTACGATTTCCAAAATGAAAAGTTGCTTTATAATCAAGAGATAGAACTTAAAGCCGATTAG
- a CDS encoding efflux RND transporter periplasmic adaptor subunit has translation MKKNLLFVAVGSVVAILVLYFIFSPTASGDGADIIVPVEKGKFTVEIATTGELKALRSVMIMGPTRAREFRVNQLTIERMVEEGTVVKKGDFIASLDKSELFGKLSDGQNNLDSEVAQYEQAKLDTALTLRQERDNILNLEYNVEQKKLVLEQSQYEPPATIKQNEYDLEKAERDLDQARQNYKIKYNQALAKMAERTARLRKEEREFQAMNDLLDEFTITAPQDGMVIYRTNWDGNKIAEGSQISAWNPVVATLPDLTEMQSITYVNEVEIRKVKVGQEVKIGLDAFPEKEFTGKVTRVANVGQQRPNSDAKVFEVEILVNESDPVMRPAMTTSNTIIAEELEDAIFVPLEAVHVQNDSINYVYLNNGVKQEIKLGLSNYDEAIVELGLEEGDKVYLSIPNWGESQSVKLLEELNGKRNLKEEETAQPEAPKRPTPGGGQRGGKPAAGGAKAGKKASNS, from the coding sequence ATGAAAAAGAATTTATTATTTGTAGCGGTAGGGAGTGTGGTGGCCATTCTGGTCCTATACTTTATTTTTTCGCCCACTGCCTCCGGGGACGGTGCCGATATCATCGTTCCTGTCGAGAAAGGAAAATTTACCGTTGAAATAGCAACCACCGGGGAGCTGAAAGCCTTGCGATCGGTGATGATCATGGGGCCGACGCGGGCTCGGGAGTTTCGGGTAAACCAGCTTACCATTGAGCGAATGGTAGAAGAGGGAACGGTCGTAAAGAAAGGGGACTTTATTGCTTCACTAGATAAATCAGAACTTTTCGGTAAACTCAGTGACGGGCAAAACAATTTGGATTCAGAAGTAGCCCAATACGAGCAGGCCAAATTGGATACTGCCTTGACCTTACGACAAGAACGGGACAATATTCTGAACCTGGAGTATAACGTAGAGCAGAAGAAGTTGGTGCTGGAGCAATCCCAGTACGAACCGCCAGCGACGATCAAGCAAAACGAATACGATCTGGAAAAAGCGGAGAGAGACTTGGACCAGGCCAGACAAAACTATAAGATCAAGTACAATCAGGCCTTGGCCAAAATGGCTGAGCGGACAGCCAGGTTACGGAAGGAGGAGCGTGAATTCCAAGCCATGAATGACTTACTGGATGAATTTACCATTACGGCTCCTCAAGATGGTATGGTCATTTACCGGACCAACTGGGACGGTAATAAAATTGCTGAAGGCTCCCAGATCAGTGCATGGAATCCGGTAGTGGCCACTTTGCCTGATTTGACCGAAATGCAGAGCATCACTTACGTAAACGAGGTTGAAATCAGAAAGGTGAAAGTGGGCCAGGAAGTGAAAATTGGCCTTGATGCCTTCCCTGAAAAGGAATTTACGGGAAAGGTAACCCGTGTCGCCAATGTTGGCCAGCAGCGGCCAAACTCGGATGCCAAGGTGTTTGAAGTAGAGATATTGGTCAATGAGAGTGATCCGGTCATGCGTCCGGCCATGACCACTAGCAATACCATTATAGCAGAGGAGCTGGAAGATGCCATTTTTGTGCCTTTGGAAGCCGTACATGTCCAAAACGACAGTATCAATTACGTATACCTCAACAATGGCGTGAAGCAGGAAATAAAGCTTGGATTGTCCAACTATGACGAGGCGATCGTTGAGCTAGGCCTAGAGGAAGGAGACAAGGTTTACCTGTCCATTCCCAATTGGGGAGAGAGCCAATCGGTGAAATTGCTCGAAGAGCTCAATGGCAAGCGTAACCTGAAGGAGGAAGAAACGGCCCAGCCGGAGGCCCCCAAGCGTCCCACTCCTGGAGGAGGGCAGCGCGGAGGAAAGCCAGCGGCGGGTGGCGCTAAGGCTGGTAAGAAAGCTTCAAATTCTTAA
- a CDS encoding class I SAM-dependent methyltransferase has translation MKSIISFVIRYIPRSFLQLISHIFLRILAIFYRGNDVSCPVCQREFSKFLPYGRKARENALCPNCLALERHRLMWLFLQQETNFFEADLKVLHIAPELCFIDRFEKLPNIDYITGDIESPLAKVKMDVHNIPFEDQSFDVVFCNHVMEHVEDDLLACKEINRVLKKDGWGIIQSPVYDIPKTLEDHTITSPAERERVFGQRDHVRKYGQDYAERLSQSGLSVQKNNFVKTLSEETIKAFALPPNEIIFYCSKGSATS, from the coding sequence ATGAAGTCAATCATCAGTTTTGTCATCAGATATATACCACGAAGCTTTTTGCAGCTCATCAGCCACATTTTTTTAAGGATATTGGCCATTTTCTATCGGGGAAATGATGTTAGTTGTCCGGTATGTCAGCGGGAATTCAGTAAATTTCTACCGTACGGCCGCAAGGCCAGAGAAAATGCCTTATGCCCAAATTGTCTTGCCCTGGAGCGGCATCGACTCATGTGGCTTTTTCTTCAGCAGGAAACCAATTTCTTTGAGGCCGACTTAAAAGTACTGCACATCGCTCCCGAATTGTGCTTTATTGACCGCTTCGAGAAACTTCCCAATATCGACTATATCACCGGAGATATCGAATCCCCGCTTGCCAAAGTCAAAATGGACGTCCATAACATCCCTTTTGAAGACCAATCCTTTGATGTGGTCTTTTGCAACCACGTCATGGAACATGTCGAGGATGACCTGCTGGCCTGCAAGGAAATCAACCGTGTCCTCAAAAAAGACGGCTGGGGGATCATCCAATCACCAGTTTATGACATCCCAAAGACCCTAGAGGATCACACTATCACGTCCCCTGCTGAACGCGAAAGGGTATTTGGCCAGCGGGACCATGTCAGGAAATATGGCCAGGACTATGCCGAGCGGCTTTCCCAATCAGGTCTGAGCGTACAAAAGAACAACTTTGTAAAAACCCTTTCGGAGGAAACCATCAAGGCCTTTGCCCTTCCGCCAAATGAAATCATCTTTTATTGTTCCAAAGGAAGTGCTACTTCTTAA
- a CDS encoding glycosyltransferase: protein MFFSIIIPVYNRPSEVSELLQSLCQQTVKTFEVVMVEDGSTDRCEEVVRKFEDRLAVRYFYQQNSGQGFARNFGMKHAKGDYFVFFDSDCVIPDAYLMNLQEAIQYRQLDAHGGPDQAAAGFSPFQKAINFSMTSFWTTGGIRGKVADPKKYQARGYNMGFSRKVYDTLGGFVDPNRGEDIELSIRIKKGGFHLELVKEAYVYHKRRNDFMSFLRQSFSFGQNRVNVNRFHPGAIKAVHLMPALFLGGFLAVLFSYFISPPLYTAGVLLYGGWTMGVLLSAAIGSRSLWVGVLSVFTSYGQLFAYGAGLVTALLKK, encoded by the coding sequence ATGTTTTTTTCCATCATCATTCCGGTTTATAACAGGCCTTCAGAAGTTTCAGAATTGCTCCAGAGCTTGTGCCAGCAGACCGTTAAGACCTTTGAGGTGGTTATGGTAGAGGATGGTTCTACTGACAGGTGCGAGGAAGTGGTTAGGAAATTTGAAGACAGGTTGGCCGTCCGATATTTTTATCAGCAAAATTCAGGGCAAGGTTTTGCACGAAATTTCGGGATGAAACATGCCAAGGGTGATTATTTTGTGTTTTTTGACTCAGATTGTGTGATTCCCGACGCATACCTTATGAATTTGCAGGAGGCCATTCAATATCGGCAGCTAGATGCCCATGGGGGACCGGACCAGGCAGCCGCAGGTTTTTCCCCCTTTCAAAAAGCCATCAATTTCAGCATGACTTCATTTTGGACGACTGGGGGTATCAGGGGGAAAGTAGCTGATCCGAAAAAATATCAGGCCAGAGGCTACAACATGGGGTTTTCGAGAAAAGTCTACGATACGCTGGGAGGCTTTGTAGATCCGAATAGGGGAGAGGACATAGAGCTTAGCATTCGCATCAAAAAGGGAGGATTTCACCTTGAACTGGTCAAGGAGGCTTATGTTTACCATAAGCGCAGAAATGATTTCATGTCTTTTCTGCGCCAAAGTTTCTCATTTGGCCAAAACAGGGTAAATGTCAACCGCTTCCATCCAGGAGCCATTAAGGCGGTTCATTTGATGCCGGCCCTTTTCCTTGGTGGTTTTTTGGCGGTACTGTTCAGCTATTTTATCAGTCCCCCCCTATACACTGCCGGAGTGCTCCTTTACGGGGGCTGGACTATGGGAGTGCTGCTGTCAGCAGCCATTGGATCGCGTTCATTATGGGTAGGGGTATTGTCCGTTTTTACCTCTTATGGGCAGCTGTTTGCTTATGGCGCCGGTTTGGTGACCGCATTACTTAAGAAGTAG
- a CDS encoding glycosyltransferase family 2 protein — MTQISIIVPVYNEEESLPELTTWIERVMHEHRFSYELMFINDGSSDKSWEVIGCLAQQNGHVKAVGFSRNYGKSAALDIGFSKASGDVVITMDADLQDSPDEIPALYAMIMEEGYDIVSGWKKKRHDPFTKTVPSKFFNGVTRLISGIKLHDFNCGLKAYRNKVVKQIHLYGEMHRYIPLIAKWNGFNKIGEKAVAHRARKYGTTKFGIERFVHGFLDLISVSFVNRYRKKPMHFFGALGTISFFGGFLITCWLVFEKVWGIHHGLPVREVTEQPLFFLSLVALIVGVQLFLTGFLAEMMISTSSRKGDYNIDEELNFGR; from the coding sequence ATGACGCAAATTTCGATTATCGTTCCCGTATATAATGAGGAGGAGTCTTTACCTGAATTGACCACGTGGATAGAGCGGGTCATGCACGAACATCGGTTCAGTTATGAATTGATGTTCATCAATGACGGTAGTTCAGATAAATCCTGGGAGGTAATCGGATGTCTTGCCCAGCAAAATGGCCATGTCAAAGCAGTTGGTTTTAGCCGAAATTACGGGAAATCGGCTGCTTTGGACATTGGCTTTAGCAAAGCTTCGGGGGATGTAGTCATTACCATGGACGCAGATCTGCAGGACAGTCCGGATGAGATCCCTGCGCTGTATGCCATGATCATGGAGGAGGGATATGATATCGTTTCGGGTTGGAAGAAAAAGCGCCATGATCCTTTTACCAAAACAGTTCCCTCTAAATTTTTTAATGGCGTGACCCGTTTGATTTCAGGAATCAAGTTACATGACTTCAATTGTGGGTTAAAAGCTTACCGAAACAAGGTGGTCAAGCAGATCCATCTGTATGGAGAAATGCACCGTTATATCCCGCTGATCGCCAAATGGAACGGTTTTAATAAAATTGGAGAGAAAGCAGTAGCGCACCGGGCGAGAAAGTACGGCACGACCAAATTTGGAATCGAGCGTTTTGTGCACGGTTTTCTGGACCTTATCTCGGTTTCTTTTGTCAACAGGTACCGAAAGAAGCCCATGCACTTCTTTGGGGCATTGGGCACCATTTCCTTTTTTGGTGGTTTTTTGATTACCTGCTGGTTGGTGTTTGAAAAAGTCTGGGGGATTCATCATGGCCTGCCCGTGAGGGAAGTGACGGAGCAGCCTTTGTTTTTCCTTTCATTGGTGGCCCTGATTGTTGGGGTACAGCTTTTTCTGACAGGTTTTTTGGCTGAAATGATGATTTCCACGAGCTCACGAAAGGGAGATTATAATATCGATGAGGAGCTTAATTTTGGTCGCTGA
- a CDS encoding ABC transporter permease, which produces MFGPRLLSNFYSALEAVMANRLRSLLTALGIIFGVAAVIAMMAIGNGAQQEILEQIKLVGVNNIIIEPVVEQVEEEVQDGPGGGPGAEKNKFSPGLRMLDVEAIQEVIPGIQRISPEVIMDTHIVKSGVRRSAKLVGVTPEYFKVTNFKLREGGMFTENNLLNGDPVCIIGRGVQTKFFSKENAIGKRIKCGNQWMRVIGILEERIVSDKSLAKLGIRDFNMDVYIPMQTMLVRYKNRDMVTSGSLVSGRQGVVIINGEVQQNTSNKQTNYHQIDKLVVQVEESSMLNPTAEVLSRLLERKHYNVIDFEITIPELLLKQQQRTQNIFNIVLGAIAGISLLVGGIGIMNIMLASVMERIKEIGLRLALGAQKTDIVHQFLFEAMMISVTGGIIGVILGIILASLVSQFGDFPTIITIPSILVSFSVAATVGLIFGIAPAKRAASQDPITSLRHE; this is translated from the coding sequence ATGTTTGGACCAAGACTTTTGTCTAATTTCTACAGTGCTTTGGAGGCGGTGATGGCCAACAGGCTCAGGTCGCTGCTGACAGCACTGGGGATTATTTTTGGGGTTGCAGCGGTGATCGCCATGATGGCCATCGGAAACGGCGCCCAGCAGGAAATCCTGGAGCAGATCAAACTGGTGGGGGTAAATAACATTATCATCGAACCGGTGGTGGAGCAGGTAGAGGAAGAAGTTCAGGATGGCCCTGGAGGAGGCCCCGGAGCCGAAAAGAATAAGTTCAGCCCCGGCCTGCGCATGCTGGACGTGGAAGCCATCCAAGAAGTCATTCCGGGGATCCAGCGGATCAGCCCTGAGGTGATCATGGATACGCATATTGTGAAAAGTGGGGTACGGAGATCAGCCAAACTCGTGGGCGTGACACCGGAGTACTTTAAAGTGACCAATTTTAAATTGCGTGAAGGCGGCATGTTTACCGAAAATAACCTCTTGAACGGTGATCCGGTTTGCATCATTGGACGTGGAGTTCAGACCAAGTTTTTCAGCAAGGAAAATGCTATTGGCAAGCGGATCAAATGCGGCAATCAATGGATGCGGGTCATCGGTATTTTGGAAGAGCGGATCGTCTCTGATAAAAGCCTCGCCAAACTTGGTATCCGGGACTTTAACATGGATGTATACATTCCCATGCAAACCATGCTGGTACGCTATAAAAACCGCGATATGGTTACTTCTGGAAGTTTGGTTTCCGGTAGGCAGGGCGTTGTGATTATCAATGGCGAAGTGCAGCAAAATACCTCCAATAAGCAGACCAACTATCATCAGATCGATAAATTGGTGGTGCAGGTAGAAGAAAGCAGCATGCTGAACCCGACGGCAGAGGTATTGTCCCGGTTATTGGAGCGTAAGCATTATAATGTCATTGACTTTGAAATCACCATTCCCGAATTGCTCCTTAAGCAGCAGCAACGGACCCAAAATATCTTTAACATCGTGTTAGGGGCCATTGCCGGGATTTCCTTGCTCGTGGGAGGGATTGGTATTATGAACATTATGCTGGCTTCGGTGATGGAGCGGATCAAGGAAATAGGCCTTCGGCTGGCCTTGGGGGCGCAAAAGACGGATATTGTTCATCAATTTCTTTTCGAAGCGATGATGATCAGCGTTACAGGCGGGATCATAGGGGTGATCTTAGGGATCATTTTGGCCAGTTTGGTTTCCCAGTTTGGGGACTTTCCTACGATCATTACCATTCCTTCTATATTGGTCTCCTTTAGTGTGGCCGCTACCGTAGGATTAATTTTTGGAATAGCTCCGGCCAAAAGAGCCGCGAGTCAGGACCCAATAACTTCTTTAAGACATGAATAA
- a CDS encoding DUF4199 domain-containing protein codes for METHETPFRAALRTGLVLGLMMMVIVYLIYFIEASLLASNWFGLAVLILYFALLLFFGFKYRKEVGGYLPFGSAFQFSFFTLIVAGIIGLVGNLLLYMVIDPALPQVLADQQMENTMEIIESFGAADAMSTEQINEMKQGFLDAYSVGGQLKAFGFALIIYAILALIIGAIIKRKEPTQSY; via the coding sequence ATGGAAACACATGAAACACCTTTTCGAGCAGCCTTAAGGACTGGTTTGGTCCTGGGATTAATGATGATGGTAATCGTTTACTTGATCTATTTTATAGAAGCTTCTTTGCTGGCATCTAACTGGTTTGGATTGGCAGTACTGATATTATATTTTGCATTGTTATTGTTTTTTGGATTTAAATACAGAAAAGAGGTTGGAGGTTACCTGCCTTTTGGCTCAGCTTTTCAGTTTTCCTTTTTTACGTTGATAGTGGCAGGAATTATTGGCCTTGTGGGAAACCTGTTGCTTTATATGGTCATAGATCCAGCGCTTCCACAGGTATTGGCCGATCAGCAAATGGAAAATACGATGGAAATTATTGAAAGTTTTGGAGCGGCGGATGCCATGAGTACCGAGCAAATAAATGAGATGAAGCAAGGCTTCTTGGATGCCTATTCTGTGGGGGGACAACTTAAAGCTTTTGGCTTTGCTCTTATAATTTACGCGATCTTGGCTTTGATCATCGGTGCTATCATCAAAAGAAAAGAACCAACCCAAAGTTATTGA
- a CDS encoding DUF4199 domain-containing protein has protein sequence MTKYFKGGYLFGIVGGVFCLLAFWVLYWIGLEPIDFTLLFACLITPVFVFIGTKNYRDTEGQGEMLFAQGMTVGFVIYGLVALITALGIALFLEMDSTLFDSYKAEKITYLQGKEAYISENVDQDAYDSALAAHQKMSVWDVVLDVFLKIFMLELFFTIIISIILKRIKN, from the coding sequence ATGACTAAATATTTTAAAGGAGGCTATTTATTCGGGATCGTCGGGGGCGTTTTTTGCTTGCTGGCCTTTTGGGTACTGTATTGGATAGGCTTGGAACCGATAGATTTTACCTTATTATTTGCCTGTTTGATCACACCCGTTTTTGTGTTTATAGGGACCAAAAACTATCGAGATACCGAAGGGCAGGGCGAAATGCTGTTTGCCCAGGGAATGACCGTTGGCTTCGTTATTTATGGATTGGTAGCGTTGATTACGGCATTGGGAATTGCGCTTTTTCTTGAAATGGATTCGACATTATTTGACAGTTACAAGGCAGAAAAAATCACATATCTCCAAGGAAAAGAAGCCTATATTAGTGAAAACGTAGATCAAGATGCCTATGATAGTGCCTTGGCGGCACATCAAAAAATGTCCGTTTGGGATGTGGTACTGGATGTGTTTCTGAAAATTTTTATGTTGGAATTGTTCTTTACAATTATTATTTCGATAATTTTAAAAAGGATAAAAAACTAA
- a CDS encoding dihydroorotase, translating into MAVLLKSLKLIQKDTIGSPQNYAYDGNQVKPYEGDESEFDEIVDCAGWLGSAGWIDLRCGVGEPGHEYQETLASLDSALQSAGFTEAVLLPNTSPVIQSKNEVEFIKNKARDFFAKLHVHAAVTKDTLGEDLTEILDIHHHGVNIFGDGNVPLSNSDRMMKVLQYLQKFDGILFDQSYDPLLAIFGQMHEGYTSTSLGMKGIPSLAEEVAIQKNIEILKYTGGSIHFQTVSTRNGVAAIRKAKEEGLQVTADVSLYQLLFVDSDLENYDSHLKVMPPFRGKEDQEALLEGLKDGTIDAIVSNHQPRDYDAKHMEFDLADFGMSGLQTFLPGMVSLEAKLGWPLLIEKITTAPGRIIRSTGKEMTSLTVFDPAEEWVFNKQTNKSLSANSPFFNQTLKGKVKLVINKDKFARLDD; encoded by the coding sequence ATGGCAGTTCTACTAAAATCACTTAAGTTAATCCAAAAAGACACCATCGGTAGCCCCCAAAATTACGCCTATGATGGAAATCAGGTAAAGCCATATGAGGGAGATGAAAGTGAATTTGATGAAATAGTGGATTGCGCCGGATGGCTTGGAAGTGCCGGGTGGATTGATCTGAGATGTGGGGTGGGGGAACCCGGACATGAGTACCAGGAAACCCTAGCTAGTTTGGACAGCGCACTCCAATCTGCAGGTTTTACAGAAGCCGTTTTGTTACCCAATACTTCCCCTGTGATTCAGAGTAAAAATGAAGTAGAGTTTATAAAAAATAAAGCCAGGGATTTTTTTGCCAAACTTCATGTTCATGCAGCGGTTACCAAGGATACTTTAGGTGAGGATCTTACCGAAATCTTAGATATTCACCATCATGGTGTCAATATTTTTGGGGACGGAAATGTACCCCTATCCAATTCGGATAGGATGATGAAGGTGCTGCAGTATTTACAAAAGTTTGATGGGATCCTTTTTGACCAGTCCTATGACCCGCTATTGGCTATATTTGGTCAGATGCATGAGGGATATACTTCCACTTCTTTGGGGATGAAAGGAATACCATCCCTTGCAGAGGAGGTGGCCATCCAAAAGAATATTGAGATTTTGAAGTATACGGGCGGTAGTATTCACTTCCAAACCGTCAGTACCCGAAACGGGGTGGCTGCCATTCGGAAAGCAAAAGAAGAAGGGCTGCAGGTTACCGCGGATGTCTCGCTATACCAGTTGCTATTTGTGGACAGCGATCTAGAAAACTATGACAGCCATCTAAAGGTGATGCCACCATTCAGGGGCAAGGAAGATCAGGAAGCCTTACTGGAAGGGCTTAAGGACGGTACTATTGATGCCATTGTTTCGAACCACCAGCCAAGAGATTATGATGCCAAGCACATGGAGTTTGATCTAGCCGATTTTGGCATGAGTGGCTTGCAGACGTTTTTGCCGGGTATGGTTTCCCTGGAAGCGAAACTGGGATGGCCATTGTTGATTGAAAAGATTACCACTGCTCCCGGACGTATTATCAGAAGTACGGGGAAGGAGATGACCTCATTAACCGTATTTGACCCTGCCGAAGAGTGGGTTTTCAACAAACAGACCAATAAATCCCTTTCTGCTAATTCTCCATTTTTTAATCAAACGTTGAAAGGAAAAGTGAAATTGGTGATCAATAAGGATAAATTCGCGCGGTTGGATGACTAA